From a region of the Comamonadaceae bacterium OTU4NAUVB1 genome:
- a CDS encoding efflux RND transporter periplasmic adaptor subunit: MSRLTVMSFSFLNAHRANLAAGVAALALGGPVTSLASPGAHGPNGEHLDAPGSTRTASGLARLPDGSVQVPMLAQRRLGIRTAIAPESEAAVTLELPGRVVVDPNASGRAQAVHGGRVMPGPRGLPVAGQTVRKGEVLVQVQHHAEPYALAAQQSQLAELRSGRMLAAQRVQRLEALEGTVPRKDIEAARAELQSLATRERLIATSISTRESLVAPVSGVIARADAVVGQIVEARDVLFEVIDPTRVLVEATTSDPALAARVRAASLQGTPAVKLTFLGAARSLRDGVLPLTFRAEASQAGTALPLAVGQPVTVLASSDERVKGFVLPAAAIARNAANEPIVWIKSGAERYIAQPVAFRPLDAGTVVVTRGLGADNRVVVQGAPLLAQIR; this comes from the coding sequence ATGAGCCGCCTGACCGTCATGTCGTTTTCCTTCCTGAACGCCCACAGGGCGAATCTGGCCGCGGGAGTGGCCGCCCTGGCGTTGGGCGGGCCGGTGACCTCGCTGGCGTCACCCGGCGCCCATGGCCCCAACGGGGAACACCTCGATGCGCCGGGGAGCACCCGCACGGCGTCGGGTCTCGCCCGGCTGCCCGACGGCAGCGTGCAGGTGCCCATGCTGGCCCAGCGCCGGCTGGGCATCCGGACCGCGATCGCACCGGAGAGCGAGGCGGCGGTGACCCTGGAGCTGCCGGGCCGCGTGGTGGTCGACCCCAACGCCAGCGGCCGGGCGCAGGCCGTGCACGGTGGTCGGGTGATGCCCGGGCCGCGCGGCTTGCCGGTCGCCGGACAGACCGTGCGCAAGGGCGAGGTGCTGGTGCAGGTCCAGCACCATGCGGAACCCTACGCCCTGGCCGCCCAGCAATCGCAGTTGGCCGAACTGCGCAGTGGCCGCATGCTCGCGGCCCAGCGCGTCCAGCGGCTCGAGGCCCTGGAGGGCACGGTGCCGCGCAAGGACATCGAGGCGGCACGGGCCGAACTGCAGAGCCTGGCGACGCGCGAGCGGCTGATCGCCACGAGCATCTCGACCCGCGAGTCGCTGGTGGCGCCGGTCTCGGGCGTCATCGCGCGCGCCGATGCGGTCGTCGGCCAGATCGTCGAGGCCCGCGACGTGCTGTTCGAGGTGATCGACCCAACCCGCGTGCTGGTGGAGGCGACGACGTCCGATCCGGCGCTGGCCGCACGCGTGCGAGCGGCCTCGCTGCAGGGGACACCGGCCGTGAAGCTCACCTTCCTGGGCGCGGCGCGTTCGTTGCGCGATGGCGTGCTGCCGCTGACCTTCCGGGCCGAAGCCAGCCAGGCCGGCACGGCGTTGCCGCTCGCGGTCGGGCAGCCGGTCACCGTGCTCGCGTCGTCCGATGAACGGGTCAAGGGCTTCGTCCTGCCCGCCGCCGCCATCGCACGCAATGCCGCCAACGAGCCCATCGTCTGGATCAAGTCCGGTGCCGAGCGCTACATCGCCCAGCCTGTGGCGTTCCGACCGCTGGACGCCGGCACGGTGGTCGTGACCCGGGGCCTGGGCGCGGACAACCGCGTCGTGGTCCAGGGCGCGCCGCTGCTCGCGCAGATCCGCTGA
- a CDS encoding TolC family protein, translated as MPATAQTTPFPPAPPGSAGAPTLAQAVDAAWQRAVQASEANAQTRRAAAERIAASSLSALPPALEINHLNDRAQSNAGRRETEVGIAWPLWLPGQRDARMAVAEAETGLADIGIEAARLRVAGQVRDLAWRASAAEADVQALGAEQRYLQGLAEDVRRRVNAGDLARSDTLAAQGEALEADALQSDAVQRQQALRLQWQTITGLDALPVLTLPADVEASAETAISPVADHPERRLASQAVERARRRFDVVTRFRRDAPELSVRYREEVPGLGQVTRRGLGVGLRIPFGTDGRNAPLQAAAAGELEVAEANARRLNDQLDAELQTTRSALVRAARQLATARTRAALLRERAQLVERSFKAGETPLPELLRTVNAAARADAALVRQRAALGLAHAQRQQALGVLP; from the coding sequence TTGCCTGCCACCGCGCAGACAACCCCGTTTCCTCCTGCACCGCCGGGCTCGGCGGGTGCGCCTACCCTCGCCCAGGCCGTCGACGCGGCCTGGCAGCGTGCCGTGCAGGCCTCCGAGGCCAACGCGCAGACACGGCGCGCGGCCGCCGAGCGCATCGCCGCGAGCAGCCTCTCGGCCCTGCCGCCCGCGCTGGAGATCAACCACCTCAACGACCGCGCCCAGTCCAACGCGGGACGCCGCGAGACCGAAGTCGGCATCGCCTGGCCGCTGTGGCTGCCGGGTCAGCGCGACGCCCGGATGGCGGTGGCCGAAGCCGAGACCGGGCTGGCCGACATCGGCATCGAGGCCGCACGCCTGCGCGTGGCCGGCCAGGTGCGCGACCTCGCGTGGCGAGCGTCGGCGGCCGAGGCGGACGTGCAGGCCCTCGGTGCCGAGCAGCGCTACCTTCAGGGCCTCGCCGAGGACGTGCGGCGCCGTGTGAACGCCGGCGACCTGGCACGTTCGGACACGCTGGCCGCACAAGGTGAAGCCCTGGAGGCCGATGCCCTGCAAAGCGACGCCGTGCAACGCCAGCAGGCGCTGCGTCTGCAATGGCAAACCATCACGGGCCTGGACGCGTTGCCCGTGCTGACACTGCCCGCCGACGTCGAAGCCAGTGCCGAGACGGCGATCTCCCCGGTGGCGGACCATCCCGAACGGCGTCTGGCCAGCCAGGCCGTCGAGCGCGCCCGACGCCGGTTCGATGTCGTCACCCGCTTTCGACGCGACGCGCCCGAACTGAGCGTCAGGTACCGCGAGGAGGTTCCAGGCCTCGGACAGGTGACCCGGCGTGGCCTGGGCGTGGGCCTGCGCATTCCGTTCGGCACCGACGGGCGCAACGCGCCGCTGCAGGCGGCCGCGGCGGGTGAGCTCGAAGTGGCCGAGGCCAACGCGCGGCGCCTGAACGACCAGCTGGATGCGGAGCTGCAGACCACGCGCAGCGCGCTCGTGCGTGCGGCACGACAACTGGCGACGGCGCGCACCCGCGCCGCGCTGCTGCGCGAGCGCGCGCAACTGGTCGAGCGCTCCTTCAAGGCCGGGGAGACGCCCCTGCCCGAACTGCTGCGCACCGTGAACGCCGCCGCGCGCGCCGATGCGGCGCTGGTCCGCCAGCGCGCCGCACTCGGCCTGGCGCACGCTCAACGTCAACAAGCCCTGGGGGTTCTTCCATGA